The following is a genomic window from Nitrospira sp..
TATCCGCACTGTGCGGAGCGAGCGAAACCACTCATAGCATGAAAAGTTGCATGGCCGTCGGCGTCGCAATGCCATGGAACCTACGCGAGAGGCCTGCATTCTTCCGCCGCTCTTTGTTTTTTTATCCTTGGAAAGAAGGCCTGTCATTTGCAATGAGAGGGTGTGGCCGGTTGCGGAGAATATATCGCCGTTGACAGCGGTATGATCTGGCAGGGGGATTTTGCGTGAAAGGAACAGGTATGAAAATCTGTGTGGTGTTGGCGATGGCCACGATGCTGCTGGTGCCCTCACTCAGCGATGCCCGTTGCCGGTCTTTGGCCGAGAGCGCCAGTATGGGGAGCGAATACGGCACCTTCCCGCTCTATCCGGCTGAACAGATGGTCGAGGCCGGTCAGAAGCGCGACAGTGTGGCGCTTCAATGGGCTGGGTACGGTCTCGGAGTCCCGCTGTTCATTGTGGCGATCCCATTCGGCATGGTTGGAGCCGGTGTCGGCGCCGCGTCGCATCCATGGACGACCTGTCTGGAAACAGAAGGCCGATTGCCGATGGCAGAGGTTCAGCACACCGCGGCTCAGCGGCCGCCGCTTCAGGAATGAGCCTGCCTGAGTATTGAACTAATCGGCAGGCATTCACCGCTCCTCGTGCCTTTCCGACGGTCGCTCCAACTGATCGACTTTCCCCATCCACTTGTACCGGTGGAGCGCCACAAAGTCGTAGACGGCATCGCGAAGAGGGCGCGGGATAACGATGAAACCGTAGAACAACGGCCAGAGGCCCGACAACTGCTTTGCGATTCGCAGCGCAGCCGTGGATTTGGTAAAGACTTGCGTGCGTTCGAGCAGCAGAAAGGTCTCGAAATTGTCCGGGGATAGTTGAAGCTCTCGCAGTATTAGACGCGCCGGTTGAGATTGCAGTGTCTCAAGTCTGAAGGTGCCGTGAGGAGTACGATTGGTGACAAACCTCACCCACACGTTGCACCAATTGCAGACGCCGTCATACACGATGACCCGTTCATGCGCGGTCCACTCATGGAGTGCTGGATCGATTTTCTGCGCCATCCATCGCCTTCCTGTGCCGAGTCCGCACCTGTTCATTCATCAATGCAGAGACATTGTATCCATGAGAGACCGGTTGGGTCCATGCTGTTCGAGGGATGTGAAATGGGATACCTGCACAGCGGGGCATTTCCCAACTCAGCTCATAATGGAAATGTCTTTGAGGAATTAAAATCTTAACTGAACATTCTGAAGATGATCGATCAGGATGTTGAAGTACGAAGAAAGCCTGCCCATCTTCCTGCCACGTTGACGCCGAGCGAATAAGCGCCGGTCTTGTTCTCCCACATGCCGTGCAATTCAGCGTACTCCCGTTCTTGTCTTTCACCAGGGTAGAACTGCTTAGTTCAGTTTCTCTTCGACAAAAACTGCAAAGAGGGCGGCGCGGTCGTTCGATTTATTCGTACGGTCGGCGTATGCTTTTCGCGAAACGGTGGGCGGGTTCAGGCCGGGATGGCTTATGGGTCCGGTTGAGACGCGGGGCAACAATGCGCGCCTCAGAAAGGTGGGTGCAGCATGATGGGGAAAGGCTTTCTCAGCGGTCTCGTCGTCGGCGCGGTGGCGACCATCCTGTTCAGCCAGTGGGTGTTCACTGCCGCAGGCAAAGAGGCGGGGACGGTTCCCTGTGTGCCAGCCGACAAAGTTGCCGAGTATGTGCATAGCGTGATTCAAGCCGACCGGGAGTTCTACACCACCGACATTGTGGAACGGATGCAGTTGCGGGGGATCGTCTTTGCCTCGGAACATTGGAGAGAAACCGCGAGGCTGCCCCTTCCCGCGCAGTTCTTGCTCGAATCGGGGCGGCTCGTTTCGCAGCAGCGCAACGGGGTTCGGTTCCGGCTGATCAGCGATTGGGCGATCAATAAGACGAATCGCCCGGCCACTGAGTTTGAGCGGGCAGGCCTGACGGAAATCTTATTGAATCCCGACCGCCCCTATACCAGTGTGACGACCGAAGGGGGACAGCCGGTTTTCCAGGCATTGTACCCGGACAAGGCGGTGTCGCAGACTTGTGTCAGTTGTCACAATGCGCATCCCAATAGTCCGAAGAAAGATTTTAAACCGCATGATGTGATGGGCGGAATCCTGTTAACCCTTCCGCTTCCCCATTAAGGAGAGTCTCTATGCCGGATATGGTTCACGTGCAGTGTATGAATCAGAACACCTATCTTGGGCAGCTCATCAAGCAATGCGCCCGGATCGACCAGTCTATTGAGCAGGGGGGAACGGTCACTATCAATCTGAGTGACGGCGACCGATCGATTGTCCTTAAGGTCAGCCGTGACCAGGTCGTCGAGCAGGCGGCACCACTGCCGCGTTCCTTGACAGGAAAAACTCCGACATTGGCCGATAACGAGAGCCTCGTGGCCATGGCCACGAATTCGTTCAGCTTCGACATCGGCGAAGCGAATCGGAATATTTCCACCAGTGAGATTCACGCACAGTTTACGAAGGCGGCTGCATCGACCCAAGCAGGCGACGCCAAGGCGGCGTTGCGTCCGGCAATGGAGTTGCTCGAGCCGGCCGTGACGTACCGAAGTCCCGATTGGATCGTGCTCGCCGATTGTCAGTATGCGGCGTTGGATGGATTCACGGTGACGGTCAAGCAAGGTTTCAAGACCGATCTGGCCAGCATTCCACGGTTGCTCTGGGGCGTGATCGCATCGTTTGAACTCTCGCTGGCTGCGCCTATCGTACACGATTTGATCTACCGGGCGGGCGGAATTGTAGCCTTGCCTGACGGAGAGGTGTTACCCGTCGGTACGCGTTTCGAGCGAAAAGAGGCCGACGATCTCTTTCTGGAATTGATGACGCGCAGCAAGATCGGCTATTGGAAGCGTAACGTGGCCTACCTGGCCGTCCGCGCGTTCGGCGGATCGTCGTGGCAGCAAGATCGGGCGCAGGAGTCCTGAGATCTGTCGGAGGTATCGAGACACAGCTGGCGGTATATTGAAGGCGAGATCGAGCGACATTCGAATTCTGTTTCAGGATCGCGGAATAGGGATTGCTTGTTCAGCGCCATCGATTTCGGTGTACGGTGACGAGGCGAACGAGCAATTAGGCAAGGCTGGGCTTGAGGGCGGCCGTGAGTGCGCCGAGCACGGTTGCAGTCGGCATGGAGAGGCCGCGCCAGATCGTACCTAGGAGAGTTGTCTGGAGGAGTGTCATGCGGATACTTGTGCTGGGGGCCGGCGGCGTTGGAGGCTATTTTGGAGGGAGATTGGCAGCGGCCGGTGTCGACATTCGGTTTTTGGTCAGGCCATCGCGGGCTGAATCGCTGGCTCGGCAGGGATTGGTTATCGTCAGTCCGCTCGGCGATCTCCGCATCCCGGTCGAAACACTGACGGCGGTGGAGTCTTCGTTCGATGCGGTGCTGCTGGCTTGTAAGGCGTACAGCCTTGATGATGCGATAGAAACCATCGCGCCAGCAGTCGGGCCGTCTACGATGATTTTGCCGCTCCTCAACGGAGTGCGCCATCTCGATATCCTCGATGCCCGATTTGGCCGGGAAAGTGTTTTGGGCGGGCTATGCCATATCGGTGTGATGGTGAATGCGTCTGGAGAAGTTCAGCATCTCAATACACTGCAACGCTTCGTTCTTGGCGCGCGATCGCCAGGACAGGCTGCGGCAGTGGCGGTGTTCCATCGCGTCGTGCAACGCAGTGGATTCGAGACGGTCTTAAGCGGCGCTATTATGCAAGAGATGTGGGAGAAGTTTACCTTCCTCGCGACGTATGCCGGCATGACCACGCTCATGCAGGCGCCTGTCGGCGCAATTTTGGCGGCTGGAGAAGGCGAGGCCATCATGCGCGAGATGCTGGAGGAGTGTACTGCCACGGCTACGGCCAGTGGCTTCGCGCCACGCCGGGAGGCGATGGCGCAGATGATCTCCTCTTTGACCGAGCGTGGGTCTAGGGGAACCGCGTCGATGTTTCGCGACATGATACGTAACGGCCAGACCGAGCATGAACATATCATTGGCGACATGCTCGCCCGTGCGCGTGCGGCGCAAGTGTCTGCGCCGTTGCTGCGGATCAGCCTGGCGAACATGCAAGCCTATGAATCGAAGCGTTCCGAAACGGTTATGCCATGATGTCTCTGTGCTCGGCGGCTTGGTTCAATGGCTTGTATGGAAGTAACGATTTTCAGCGCTTCCTCCTCGCTGTCGACTGAACGAACCATTCCGATGATGTGATTGGAGCAGCCGGCGCTGTTGTGAAGCCGTCGATCATATCGTCGCCATTGCAGGCGAGACATGCGGTGAATACATCGTCATCCGCAGGATGAGTGTCGTTTCATTCTCGACCGGAGATCGAATGCACGGGGGCATCCGGCTACAACTCTAATCCAGACCTGCCTACGTCCCGGTTGGCCGTTTCGACCGAAACCGGGGAGTCGTCCGAAGGGATATCGCGAATCTGAATCGAGTCGACGCGCTGTTGGGCGAGGACGTCCGAGATAATGACGACCTTGTCTCCGACTTGGAAGGCTTCACGGTCTTTGAGGATGCGGAATGCCGTTTGAAGAGTCTTCTCAGGGTCTGAACTGAAATCGATTTTGAAGGGAAAGACTCCGCGATTGAGCATCATGGTCCGTCGCGGCTGGCTCATGTTGGTAAAGGCGTAGATGTTGGTGGCGAACGGGCGGCAGTTGGCGACGAGGTCGGCCATAATCCCGCGTCTGGTGATCACGACAATGCCTTTGGCCTTGACGCCTTCGGCGAGCCGCACGGCCGCCGCCGCCAGTTGTTGCTTGTTCTCCTCGTTGCGCAGATTTTTCGCAAACTGCAAGCCGGGAATCGTTTCAGATTTTCTCGCAATCCTGCGAATGAACTCGACGCACTTCACCGGATACTTGCCCACCGTGGTTTCCCCGGACAGCATGACGGCATCGGCCTCTTCGTAGATCGCATTGGCGACATCGGTGACCTCGGCCCTGGTGGGGTAGGGGTTGTGGATCATGGATTCGAGCAGGTGGGTCGCCACGATGACACGTTTGCCATACTCGGCGCACAGTCGCACGATGGTGCGTTGCACGTTCGGCAGGTCCTCCAGGTTAATTTCCACCCCGAGATCTCCGCGCGCGACCATGATGCCGTCCGATTCCTGGACGATAGATTCGAGATTCCTGACCCCTTCCTGATCCTCGATCTTGGCGATGATCTTCACCCGCCCGGCCTTGTCGCCCATGAGCCCTTTGAGTTGCCGGATATCCTCGGCTTCGCGCACGAACGAGAGGGCGATAAAGTCCACATCCAGTTCCAGCCCGAACAGAATATCCTTCACATCCTTGTGCGTAATCGAGGGAAGATTGACGCGGACACCGGGAAGGTTCACGTGGCGTTTGCTTTTCAGCAGCCCGCCATCCAAGACGCGGCATCGCATGTGGCGCTCATGTTTTTCCAGCACCTCGAAATTGATCAATCCATTGTCCACGGTGATCCGGTCTCCGACGTTGACGGTTTCCAGCAAGTCCGCATAGTTGATGTGGATCGAGCTTTCCTCAACGCTCTGCGCCCCGCGCGTGGTCACGGAGACGATGTCGCCCTGCCGCAGATTGAGCTCGTTGGAGAGATCTCCGGTGCGGATTTCCGGGCCTTGCGTATCGAGGAGGATGGGAATGGGAAACTTCACTTTTCGATTGAGCGACTTGATGTGCCGGATGACTTTGGCGTGAGACTCGTGATCGCCGTGGGACATGTTCAGCCGGGCGATGCTCATGCCGGCCTCGTAAAGCTTCTGCAGCATCTCGTAGGATTCCGTGACGGGGCCGATGGTGCAGATGATGCGAGTCTTGTGCATGCATGCTCCCTTGAACAGTGGCCGATTCCTGCGGGCTGAGATCGAACCGGCGGATGAGTGACGAGATTGCGCCGGGAAGACGGGCAAAACGCAAGTCATTCTACGTGGTCTCGCCAGTTGAGTCCATCGGACTATCGCGCAGCCCATCGCGCGGCGTAGAGAGGCGCGCACGCGCTTGTCTACCCCATATGGCTTGGTGTAGAAATACGAACCGGATGTCGCAGGGCCGCGCCTCATGATGAGACCGCGAGGCACTTGTTTCCGGGCACACTCAGGCGGCCGGGCGTTTCAAATTCGACGATCATGTACACAGGCACACATTATCCACTGCCGCAGACCTTGTGCTGGACGCGCCGCCAAATTTATTGGCTCTTCGGGATCGCACTCGTTCCAACACTGCTATACGTCACCACCGACTGGAAGGGACTGGGGATTCCTTGGGTTCCCATTGGCCTGATCGGGACTGCCGCGGCATTCATCGCCGGCTTCCGCAACAATGCCACCTACGATCGCGTGTGGGAAGCGCGAACGATCTACGGGTCCATCGTCAACAACAGCCGGACCTGGGGACTTATGGTGCGCGACCTTATTCACCCGAAGGCTGGCGGTCTGGATGGCGATGCCAAAACGGCTCACACGAGGCTGATCTACCGCCATGTCGCCTGGTTGACGGCCTTGCGATACCAACTGCGGCAGCCGCGCGCGTGGGAGTCGACCCAGTGGGGAGCCAATCTTGAGTTTCGTAATCGATACTACAAGGTGGAAGAACATGCCGGAGACATTGAGACCGCTCTCGCGAACTGGATTTCGGCCGATGAGCTGGCGCGTCTGCGGAACGTCAGCAACCAGGCCGCGCATCTGTTGGTGTTGCAAGGTGAAGACCTCCGCCGGCTTCGGGACCACGGGGCATTCGAAGCCAATGCGCACGTGGCGCTTGAGCAGGTGCTCGCGTCGCTGTTGAACAATCAAGGCGCCTGCGAGCGCATTAAAAACTTTCCCTATCCGAGGCAGTTCGCCACGCTCAGTCTGACCTTTGTGCGATTATTTGTGTACGCGTTGCCGTTTGGGCTTATCGGCGAGTTTGCTAAAGTGGGCACGCATGCGGTGTGGCTGACAATTCCCTTTTGCATTCTTGTCGGCTGGATCTTCAGCATCTTGGAAGCCATCGGAGAGGTGTCGGAAAATCCCTTTGAAGGAAGCGCCAACGACGTGCCGATCACGGCCCTCAGCCGCACCATTGAAATCGACCTCCGCCAAATGCTTGGCGAACGGGATTTGCCGGCCCCGCTGACGCCGGTCAATAATATCCTGATGTGATCATTATGAATGAAGCCGCTACGCATCTTCGCGTCATTCGCCAGCATTACCCCGATGCCCATAGCACCACCGACGCGGTCGATCGCTACCTCGACCTCTTCCAGCGTCGGTTGGGGCTGCGTCCCTCCGATATTTTGCTTGCGGACAGTATCTGCGCCGACGACATCAATTGCATCGAGTATCCGCAGCGAGCCAGCCAGATGCCTGGTCCGTTCAAGCTTGGCGGGCTCGACGGATTTCCATTTGCAGGACTGACCGGGATGGGGGCATTCGCTGGGCATGTGCCAGACCGTGGAGCCGTGTTCATTTATCATGGGCCGCACATCGGGATCACCAAGGCAGGTGTCCTCGGCCAGATCCTGCGCGTTGGGCAGTCGGCGCCCAGCGGCTGCTGCGGGGCTTGCCGGGCTGCATTGGCCAAACTGCAGGCTGGGACGATCAACCCCGGCGAAGTCGAGGAACTGGACTATCAACAGCAGACTCTTGAGCAGATCGTGCTCAAGAATGCCGCGCGCATCGTCACCGCACCTCATCCGCTGAAGGAAGCGACCGAGGTGATCGGAGAGGCCATTACCGCGCGCATCGATCTGCTTGTCTCGCGCACGACCTACAAGGCCAGATACGTTATTTTAGCGGGAGCGATTCTGATCAACGGCGATCATGACATGGGTTCTTTCACGACGCCCAGGCGGCTGATTGTGAAAGATTTGCAGTCCGGCACGACCGAAGATCTGCTCGCTGCCTACCAGGCCTAACAGCGGCCGCGGCATCTTCAGGCCGGCACGTAAGCCATTGTTGTAGGCTCATTACCGCAGAAGCCATACGACGGGGCTTGCCCCACCGTTCATCCTCATGATTGTGAATCCAGGCAGCTCACCATTGTTCACCGCAAGTGCGACGATCTTCGGTGACGGTCGCATCGACATGCATCCGCAGCGCGATAGAGGGACAATTCGTCAGCGCCGTCTCAGGCAAGTCCTGAGGTTGGGCGCAGCGATGATGGACGCTTGATCCGTGGATGGGTCAAGGCCCATTCATGCATCGCCTGCAGGATGGGTTCGAGAGAACGCCCCAGCGGGGAGAGGCGATATTCGACATGGAGCGGCGTTTCTTCGAAATCATGCCGTTCGACCAGACCGTCGGCCTCCAATTCACGCAGTTGCTTGGCAAGCGTTCGGTGCGTGATGCCGCTCAGATCGCGTTGTAACTGATTGAAACGCCGATCGCCTTTGAGCAGCCAATAAATGACCAGCGTTTTCCAGCGACCGGAAATCAGGTCGAGCGTGTGCTCTGTCGGGCAACCGGTCTGTTTGGCCATCAGTGGTATCCTCCAGGACCGTACTTGAAAGTGGGTTTGGCGGACCTATATTACCGTATCGACAGACGAGACACGAGCAAGCGCATCACATCATGAAAGGAGCAGCTCTAATGAAGAAGATTACAGACATCTTACGGTCGGAGGCGCGTCATTGGGTCGGAGATGGTTTTCCGGTCCGGTCGTTGTTTTCATACCACAATGATAGTGCAACCGTTAGTCCGTTTCTGTTGTTCGATTATGCGGGGCCCCATCGGTTCGAGCCCACCGATAGGCCGCGAGGGGTGGGACAGCATCCGCATCGCGGCTTCGAAACCGTCACCATTGTCTATGACGGTGAAGTCGCCCATCGCGATTCAGCGGGGAATGGTGGGGTGATCGGACCAGGCGATGTGCAATGGATGACCGCAGCCAGCGGCATTATCCATGAAGAATTTCATTCGCCCAACTACACCAAGACCGGAGGTCCATTCCGCATGGTCCAGCTGTGGGTCAACCTTCCGGCGAAGGACAAAATGAGTCCTCCGGGATACCAGGCGATTACCGATCGCGACATCCCGGCCGTTCCCTTGGCCGGTGGAACGGCGCGGATCATTGCGGGAGAGTTCCAAGGAACCCGAGGCCCGGCCCGCACATTCACGCCTGTCAATCTGTGGGATCTTCGGCTGAATCAAGGCGCCGATCTCACGCTTGACCTTCCGAAAGGGCACAACGTCATGCTGGCGGTGCTCTCCGGTCAAGTGACCATTAACGGGACGCAGGCCGTCGGTGAAGCGGAGATCGCTCGCTTTGAGCGCGAGGGACATCAGGTGGCCATCCATGCCGATCGCGAGGCGATCATCCTGGTGTTGACGGGCGAACCTATCGATGAGCCGGTGGTGGGGTAC
Proteins encoded in this region:
- a CDS encoding hypothetical protein (Evidence 5 : Unknown function; MaGe:77308198), giving the protein MTLLQTTLLGTIWRGLSMPTATVLGALTAALKPSLA
- a CDS encoding Thiol-disulfide oxidoreductase DCC family protein (MaGe:77308195), whose protein sequence is MAQKIDPALHEWTAHERVIVYDGVCNWCNVWVRFVTNRTPHGTFRLETLQSQPARLILRELQLSPDNFETFLLLERTQVFTKSTAALRIAKQLSGLWPLFYGFIVIPRPLRDAVYDFVALHRYKWMGKVDQLERPSERHEER
- a CDS encoding 2-dehydropantoate 2-reductase (MaGe:77308199); the protein is MRILVLGAGGVGGYFGGRLAAAGVDIRFLVRPSRAESLARQGLVIVSPLGDLRIPVETLTAVESSFDAVLLACKAYSLDDAIETIAPAVGPSTMILPLLNGVRHLDILDARFGRESVLGGLCHIGVMVNASGEVQHLNTLQRFVLGARSPGQAAAVAVFHRVVQRSGFETVLSGAIMQEMWEKFTFLATYAGMTTLMQAPVGAILAAGEGEAIMREMLEECTATATASGFAPRREAMAQMISSLTERGSRGTASMFRDMIRNGQTEHEHIIGDMLARARAAQVSAPLLRISLANMQAYESKRSETVMP
- a CDS encoding hypothetical protein (Evidence 4 : Unknown function but conserved in other organisms; MaGe:77308197), whose amino-acid sequence is MPDMVHVQCMNQNTYLGQLIKQCARIDQSIEQGGTVTINLSDGDRSIVLKVSRDQVVEQAAPLPRSLTGKTPTLADNESLVAMATNSFSFDIGEANRNISTSEIHAQFTKAAASTQAGDAKAALRPAMELLEPAVTYRSPDWIVLADCQYAALDGFTVTVKQGFKTDLASIPRLLWGVIASFELSLAAPIVHDLIYRAGGIVALPDGEVLPVGTRFERKEADDLFLELMTRSKIGYWKRNVAYLAVRAFGGSSWQQDRAQES
- a CDS encoding Pyruvate kinase 1 (MaGe:77308200) — translated: MHKTRIICTIGPVTESYEMLQKLYEAGMSIARLNMSHGDHESHAKVIRHIKSLNRKVKFPIPILLDTQGPEIRTGDLSNELNLRQGDIVSVTTRGAQSVEESSIHINYADLLETVNVGDRITVDNGLINFEVLEKHERHMRCRVLDGGLLKSKRHVNLPGVRVNLPSITHKDVKDILFGLELDVDFIALSFVREAEDIRQLKGLMGDKAGRVKIIAKIEDQEGVRNLESIVQESDGIMVARGDLGVEINLEDLPNVQRTIVRLCAEYGKRVIVATHLLESMIHNPYPTRAEVTDVANAIYEEADAVMLSGETTVGKYPVKCVEFIRRIARKSETIPGLQFAKNLRNEENKQQLAAAAVRLAEGVKAKGIVVITRRGIMADLVANCRPFATNIYAFTNMSQPRRTMMLNRGVFPFKIDFSSDPEKTLQTAFRILKDREAFQVGDKVVIISDVLAQQRVDSIQIRDIPSDDSPVSVETANRDVGRSGLEL
- a CDS encoding conserved exported protein of unknown function (Evidence 4 : Unknown function but conserved in other organisms; MaGe:77308194), translating into MKICVVLAMATMLLVPSLSDARCRSLAESASMGSEYGTFPLYPAEQMVEAGQKRDSVALQWAGYGLGVPLFIVAIPFGMVGAGVGAASHPWTTCLETEGRLPMAEVQHTAAQRPPLQE
- a CDS encoding Quercetin 2,3-dioxygenase (MaGe:77308204), translating into MKKITDILRSEARHWVGDGFPVRSLFSYHNDSATVSPFLLFDYAGPHRFEPTDRPRGVGQHPHRGFETVTIVYDGEVAHRDSAGNGGVIGPGDVQWMTAASGIIHEEFHSPNYTKTGGPFRMVQLWVNLPAKDKMSPPGYQAITDRDIPAVPLAGGTARIIAGEFQGTRGPARTFTPVNLWDLRLNQGADLTLDLPKGHNVMLAVLSGQVTINGTQAVGEAEIARFEREGHQVAIHADREAIILVLTGEPIDEPVVGYGPFVMNTQEEIRQAASDFNKGLFGRVTAPEPLAR
- a CDS encoding hypothetical protein (Evidence 4 : Unknown function but conserved in other organisms; MaGe:77308196), encoding MMGKGFLSGLVVGAVATILFSQWVFTAAGKEAGTVPCVPADKVAEYVHSVIQADREFYTTDIVERMQLRGIVFASEHWRETARLPLPAQFLLESGRLVSQQRNGVRFRLISDWAINKTNRPATEFERAGLTEILLNPDRPYTSVTTEGGQPVFQALYPDKAVSQTCVSCHNAHPNSPKKDFKPHDVMGGILLTLPLPH
- a CDS encoding LCIBCCA domain-containing protein (MaGe:77308202), whose translation is MNEAATHLRVIRQHYPDAHSTTDAVDRYLDLFQRRLGLRPSDILLADSICADDINCIEYPQRASQMPGPFKLGGLDGFPFAGLTGMGAFAGHVPDRGAVFIYHGPHIGITKAGVLGQILRVGQSAPSGCCGACRAALAKLQAGTINPGEVEELDYQQQTLEQIVLKNAARIVTAPHPLKEATEVIGEAITARIDLLVSRTTYKARYVILAGAILINGDHDMGSFTTPRRLIVKDLQSGTTEDLLAAYQA
- a CDS encoding MarR family transcriptional regulator (MaGe:77308203); this encodes MAKQTGCPTEHTLDLISGRWKTLVIYWLLKGDRRFNQLQRDLSGITHRTLAKQLRELEADGLVERHDFEETPLHVEYRLSPLGRSLEPILQAMHEWALTHPRIKRPSSLRPTSGLA
- a CDS encoding Multidrug transporter (MaGe:77308201) yields the protein MYTGTHYPLPQTLCWTRRQIYWLFGIALVPTLLYVTTDWKGLGIPWVPIGLIGTAAAFIAGFRNNATYDRVWEARTIYGSIVNNSRTWGLMVRDLIHPKAGGLDGDAKTAHTRLIYRHVAWLTALRYQLRQPRAWESTQWGANLEFRNRYYKVEEHAGDIETALANWISADELARLRNVSNQAAHLLVLQGEDLRRLRDHGAFEANAHVALEQVLASLLNNQGACERIKNFPYPRQFATLSLTFVRLFVYALPFGLIGEFAKVGTHAVWLTIPFCILVGWIFSILEAIGEVSENPFEGSANDVPITALSRTIEIDLRQMLGERDLPAPLTPVNNILM